In Actinomadura citrea, a single window of DNA contains:
- a CDS encoding ArsR/SmtB family transcription factor: protein MASNTRPAIRVLPEPPGLPEPLAEPAMEDLRLETVFGALSGPLRLAIVRKLLLEREEFDHPCGWFGFDRPKSSLTHHFKALREAGVLRQRQYGLERRSEVRVDDLDARFPGLLDLIASSSTEDR from the coding sequence ATGGCATCGAACACGCGACCGGCGATCCGGGTGCTCCCGGAACCGCCCGGCCTGCCCGAGCCCCTGGCGGAGCCCGCCATGGAAGACCTCCGGCTGGAGACGGTGTTCGGGGCGCTGAGCGGGCCGCTGCGACTGGCCATCGTCCGCAAGCTCCTGCTGGAGCGCGAGGAGTTCGACCATCCCTGCGGCTGGTTCGGCTTCGACCGGCCGAAGTCGTCGCTGACCCACCACTTCAAAGCGCTGCGCGAGGCCGGCGTCCTGCGGCAGCGCCAGTACGGCCTGGAGCGCCGCAGCGAGGTGCGCGTCGACGACCTCGACGCCCGTTTCCCCGGCCTGCTCGACCTGATCGCATCGTCCTCGACCGAAGACCGCTGA